The genomic region ATCATACAATATGATCTCAAATATTGAtactcaaaatctatatacaatttaatctaaaaataataatatatactaTCCATGTGTTGTGATGTACTGATTGGTTAtgacataattttttatttattaattggcTTTCAGAGAGCTTGCAAAAGCGGGTGCCCATGTTTGTATGGCATGCCGTAATACAAAAATTGCTCTGCAGCTTGTCCAAGAATGGCAGAAACAGACTAGTGGGAAGCCCATGTCTATAAAAGTACTATAAACTGTTCCGTCTTAGTATGTTACATATTATTTTGCGATTTTTGCACTAACAGAATATTATAGTGATATGACAAACTACACATAAAACAGATTATGGAGTTGGATCTTCTGTCCTTCGCTTCAGTAAGAGCTTTTGCTGCCAGTTGGGAATCTACCGGATGCCCAATTCATATTCTTATCAACAATGCGGGAATCCTTCAATTGGGAGGTCTGTTCTCCTTGTATGCTTCATAAATTGTATACCCAACACATGGAAAGTAATGACTAATAAAACATCTTTGACATCAGAACCAGAAAAGATGTCCAAGGATGGATTTGAGCAGCACATACAAGTAAATCATCTTGCACCAGCACTCCTTACGCTTCTCCTTCTTCCCTCGCTACTGAAAGGAGCTCCTTCAAGGATAATAAATGTCAACACTGTGGTAATTTGGCTCCAACCGTTTATTTACAATACCATCATCTGATCTCTTTCTATACATGATTTTGTTTTACTTGTTTTCCAAATTTAGGCAACCTAGTATTTTTTTAACAACTACAGGCTCACCATAACGCTGTGGTGGATTCTGAATATCTGAATGCGGATTTTAGAGTGAAAAGCTATAGCAGCTTAATGGCTTATGCTTCAAGCAAACTTTCGCAGGTAAGTTTTTTTGGTCTAATTCTATGTGCCATTTGCTTTGTTTATATGTTAAAAAACTAATACCTTGCAATCCAAGAGATAAGTATTTCAAAGACATTGTTTGTTTTTAATTAGATATAGATGATTCACGAAGAACCCATTAAAAATTAAATGGTTTAGAAGGAAGCCATGTTAAATCTTGTTTTTAATTAGATTGATTCTCTTGTTTAGTTTAGTTTTTAATTCGATGGTGCATAAAGAGCCCATTAAAAATTAAATGATTACAAGGAACCCGTATTAAATATTTTCTACTGAGTACAGCTCATAACCCTCAAGTTGATCACATTTTTAAATATTTCTTGCAGTTGATGTTCTTAAACGTTTTGTCAAGAAAGCTTCCAGCAAATGCGCAGCTAGGAGTAATCGCTGTTCATCCAGGAATAGTCAGCACAAACATTACGGTATTAATCTATAATCTTCCTTGCATTAAATATTAATTTTCCATTTCTAAGTCTCAATCATAAAATTTATATTAACTTAAATCGTACATTTTTCTAGAGGGGATTTGATCCCCGTTTCAGTAACAAATCATTTTGGAGGTTTGATGCAGAACAAGGTACCATACTCTAATATATCTCCAAAGGTCTTCTTATTTAAGAATTTAATGCCatttattattttcaaaataacCTTATATATCAAATCTAAGGGTTATGATAATATTGTTTTGAATGATTGAATAGGTGCAAGAAGTGTTCTGTTTTGTGCAACAGAAGGAGAGGTTGAACAACTTCTCCACAAACGTAAAAATCAACAGGAAAGTGGATTTCTTTATTACAGTTACAATTGCAAACCAGCAAAAGTATCTGCTCAAGTTGCAGATCTCAATAACTCATTCCGAGTTTGGACTAAAACACTTCAACTCTTGGGCCTTTCAAATGAATGTATTCAGAGAAGTATAGATCAAATTATCCCTCCAGCATATTGATCCCCAAAAAATGGGTGGTGAAAAATGTTATGTTGCCTGTAATAGAtgttatttattattgtttttttttttttgaatatccgGTAAACTTTTTAGCATAGTGTGACCGGCAATGCAGTGCATAACGGCCGTAGCGTGACTGGCAATGCGGTGGACAATGGCCCTAGCATGACCGGCAATGCAGTGCACAATGGTCGTAGCGTGATCGGCAATGCGGTGCACACCAGCCTAACAAGGACACAAAGCTTGCGAACACAATGACCCAacaaggatttgaaccttggtggcggcTTTAACatgacactacatgtctgaagacaatgttatttattattattatgagtTCGAAATATAAAGCTTTAATTAATAGGACATTCAACTGATTCTATTGAGATAACTGCACATCAAATTGTTCTCATTACACTGATGATAGCTGGctgaaaataaatataaattgcAGGCAGATAAATTATTTGATTACCGGTGCATTCTTGACAGATTACTTAGCTATTACTCTTCCCAGAGCACCATTCTTTCTTTAATTTGAGAGGCTGATGACATCGTGCTCGTGGAATAAGTTAAAAAATAGATTCTCCCAAGGATTTACATCCAAGTACAATTGTCATTGACCCTTTTTTTGTCGAAGCAGAGTAAAGAATGAcgttcaattttttattttgttgcgcATTGTGCAAGGAGTAAGCTCCATGACTTTAATGTCATGCCACGCTGGTATTGCTGTTTCGAAAGTTAAATAATATTGAATATTATATATCTCTAAGTATTTATGGTTATTTTAAGTTATTTTTATTCAATATGATGTATCATTATAATTcaattttaatgttttgattagattaaaCAGGGAGAGGCCTGAATCATTATATAACAGCTAAAGTGAAGAAACTAGGGGTCTCGCGAGGAATGAGAATCACAAATTAGAGAACAAGTTGATAAAAAGGAACAAAACTTAGTTGACAGCCATAAccagacacaaaaaaaaaaatagtcacaaaTGAGACTAGCCGATAAAAACAAAAAGTATACAAACACACTCCCCACCAAAGACATGAACAAATGGTCTACCTAGTAGGGATCTTTTCAATTTTCCACTCCTAACTCATCGCTTTCACTTTCTTAGAGAAGGAGAGCCTCTTGTTCGAACCTTTGCGTGAAGATATAGCAAGGTACTCAAATGTAGCTTACACCCTCCGCACCAACAACTCCATCCCAATAGTAGGAGATGAATCCATCTGTCATTTCTTTTTAGCATGCCTTAGGTCAATTTTCTCTTGAATGGCCTCGAGAGCCGCATAGTTCTTCTTTGACATATTGTTGTTCAGGGccttcatctactccatctttcttttgatggttGCCTTGCTATACTAAAGCTCCTCAATTACCTTCAGCATCTCCCTCCTATAATCCTACTGAAGAAACCCCCCAATTCATCTTCCAGCCCTTCCCACTTCTCAAGATTATCCACCAAATCTTTTGTTGCCACCCAATCCATTTGATCCTTTTCATGATTTACCCAATTAGAAGCTCTTATATCTGCCTCGGCGAGTGCCTCAAGCATGTTAGTCTTCCTTGCCACATTGAATTCATGAAGGAGGCAATAGATTACGGCTTCCTATTTGTTGTAGGTATCACAAAG from Cryptomeria japonica chromosome 3, Sugi_1.0, whole genome shotgun sequence harbors:
- the LOC131035985 gene encoding dehydrogenase/reductase SDR family member FEY, coding for MNWRVLINGLWETAKDIFCQKILASHLPSTIPLPDLTGLSCIVTGATSGIGLYTARELAKAGAHVCMACRNTKIALQLVQEWQKQTSGKPMSIKIMELDLLSFASVRAFAASWESTGCPIHILINNAGILQLGEPEKMSKDGFEQHIQVNHLAPALLTLLLLPSLLKGAPSRIINVNTVAHHNAVVDSEYLNADFRVKSYSSLMAYASSKLSQLMFLNVLSRKLPANAQLGVIAVHPGIVSTNITRGFDPRFSNKSFWRFDAEQGARSVLFCATEGEVEQLLHKRKNQQESGFLYYSYNCKPAKVSAQVADLNNSFRVWTKTLQLLGLSNECIQRSIDQIIPPAY